The stretch of DNA CGACAGGCAGGTTATGAACTTTACGGAGCAGATGCAGTCATTGAAACAATGCCAGTCATGCCTGTAGAAGATTTCAGTTACTACACACAAGTTGTGCCGGGAGCCTATTTCTTCGTGGGTGCAAAATTACAAGACGAATCGTGCGTATTTCCCCACCACCATGAACAGTTTGATTTTGACGAAAAAGCCATGTTGATGACTGCCAAGCTATTCGCTGCCATCTATTTAAAAGCACAACAATAAATACGAGCGGTATCTAGCCAACTCCTTGGCCAGGCACCGCTCGTTTTTCTATTCTAAACAACTTTGTCTTACTCAGCTCGGTAAATCAGCACAAGCGAGATAACTAAACAAAGTGCCAGATTCCAATAGGTACAAGGGACATTAAAATCTTCCCACCATTGGTTTCTGGCACTTCTTACTTGATGTAATGTTGGCTTTCCAGTTCAGTAACAATCGATTCGACTTCTTTTCGAGAAATTTTTTCTCGGCCGATTTTCATCGCTTTTAACGTACTGTTCGCCAAAGCCAGCGGCACTTTACAAAACATCGTAATGCCACGATTGTTAATATCTTTCACATAATCGCTTCCCATTGCCAAGTTTTGCTTTGCATATAAAAATAAATCCTCACGCTCCCACCCATCAGGTAAGAAACGTACTCCACGTTCCCAGTCTTCATCTTGATTACGCAGAATGTTTACAGCTTGCAACCCTCGTCCAAAAGCAATTGCTTTTTCCCGGTCGGTTTCTGTATTATCATGCCATTTCCACAAATCGGACAGCATGCATCCCACAAGTCCTGCTACATAATACGTGTAATCGTCAAGATCTTCTTTGGTTTTGATACGCCAGTCCTTGTCCACCCATTTGGCCATACCTTCCGCCATAATAGCAGTCGACTCTTTTACCTTTTCCACCACATCTGGCGGACACAATAAAATCCAGTCACCGAGGCGTTGCGTCACAATAGGAAGCAAGTTTTGATAAGGACGTATAAGTGTTCGGTATTTTTCAGAATCAAATGTTGTTTTCATAATTTCGCTGATCGACGTTAGTAATTGACGTTTGGTTTCGGCCTTCATGGATGGATGATCTTCGATTTCATCAATCGCTCGCATACATAAATACGCAGACGCCACCGTTTTTCTTAACGTAGGTTCCAAAAAGTTAATGGGAATGAAAAAT from Paenisporosarcina sp. FSL H8-0542 encodes:
- a CDS encoding phytoene/squalene synthase family protein, which gives rise to MSEAVLLQREAMDVLKQTSRTFFIPINFLEPTLRKTVASAYLCMRAIDEIEDHPSMKAETKRQLLTSISEIMKTTFDSEKYRTLIRPYQNLLPIVTQRLGDWILLCPPDVVEKVKESTAIMAEGMAKWVDKDWRIKTKEDLDDYTYYVAGLVGCMLSDLWKWHDNTETDREKAIAFGRGLQAVNILRNQDEDWERGVRFLPDGWEREDLFLYAKQNLAMGSDYVKDINNRGITMFCKVPLALANSTLKAMKIGREKISRKEVESIVTELESQHYIK